One window of the Devosia sp. 2618 genome contains the following:
- a CDS encoding EAL domain-containing protein yields the protein MSGAIAWNATKGWVRPRFLLALVAGILVVGTGIYLDQQAEGINEQRLRSSVQDQISLIRARLEGSINANIQLVRGLVSTISTEPDLNQERFAALAANLFEEDGQLRSVAAAPDLVVSMTYPLEGNERAIGLDYRSAGAQSNSVFRARDTGELVLSGPVSLVQGGRGFVARFPVFVHDGADVRFWGIVSAVIDIERMYTQGGLLDPDLAIDISITDRSVASNSLPPFFGTALTDNPVTAEIILPPGRWEIAAVPKTGWHRDPLEVWLLRLAVVIGGALILLPIGLAGRISKDRQRHLQELTQREIELEAISRRLGLALDSLQIGVWDMDMETNEFLWDDRMNEIYGLPKNGFRGYESWRERVHPDDIDRAEEQFVQGIRDGGFVAVYRLCWTDGQQRTIKSVATVYADAQGNRKILGVNWDITADMALHDELTTANALTEARNVELEAARVNIEHNSLHDSLTGLPNRRYLDEMLTRNACGGFGGTRSIALLHIDLDRFKQINDTLGHAAGDAMLVHASGVLRENSGPNDFVPRVGGDEFVVLTSAVEGELHLGMLAEKIVKQMRQPVKYEGHDVRFGVSIGIAAAEGEEIDVKRLLINADIALYRAKGRGRNRFEFFSEELQAEVVRTKRVADEILSGLERNEFVAWFQPQFDAHTLEVVGVEALARWQHPTEGIKAPDAFLPIAEELNVVATVDRLILEQTLAAVARWDAMGLNVPRASVNVSLRRLHDEDLIKGLRQLAIEPGRMSFELVESIYLDENDSIVSWNIDQIKELGIDVEIDDFGTGYASIVSLQKLRPTRLKIDRQLVNPILVDHGQRQLLASIVDIGKSMGIEVVAEGVETMEHAAILRDLGCDILQGYAFSRPLSSEKLEEFLRAKAWKQAS from the coding sequence GTGTCGGGGGCAATCGCGTGGAACGCGACAAAGGGCTGGGTGCGGCCCAGATTCCTCTTGGCGTTGGTCGCGGGGATACTGGTGGTTGGCACCGGGATTTATCTGGACCAGCAGGCCGAAGGCATCAACGAGCAACGTCTACGCAGTAGCGTTCAGGATCAGATATCGTTGATCCGCGCGCGCCTTGAAGGCAGCATCAACGCCAATATCCAGCTGGTTCGCGGGCTGGTTTCCACCATTTCAACCGAGCCAGATCTCAATCAGGAACGCTTTGCAGCGCTGGCTGCCAACCTGTTTGAGGAAGATGGGCAACTCCGCTCGGTGGCTGCCGCACCTGATCTGGTTGTGAGCATGACATACCCGTTAGAGGGTAATGAGCGCGCTATCGGCCTCGACTATCGATCTGCCGGCGCGCAAAGCAACTCGGTGTTTCGCGCTCGCGATACCGGCGAGCTCGTACTCTCGGGCCCCGTTAGTCTGGTGCAAGGCGGGCGAGGCTTTGTGGCCCGTTTCCCGGTTTTCGTTCACGATGGGGCAGATGTCAGGTTCTGGGGCATTGTCTCGGCGGTTATCGACATCGAGCGAATGTATACCCAAGGCGGCCTGCTCGACCCTGATCTGGCCATCGACATTTCCATCACGGACCGTTCCGTAGCCAGCAATTCCCTGCCGCCCTTTTTTGGCACGGCGCTGACCGACAATCCGGTGACTGCCGAGATCATTCTGCCACCAGGGCGCTGGGAGATCGCTGCCGTGCCGAAGACGGGCTGGCACCGTGACCCACTCGAGGTGTGGCTGCTGCGGCTTGCCGTGGTGATCGGCGGAGCGCTGATCCTTTTGCCCATTGGTTTGGCCGGCCGCATCAGCAAGGACCGGCAGCGCCATCTTCAAGAGTTGACGCAGCGCGAAATCGAACTCGAAGCCATTTCGCGGCGACTGGGACTGGCGCTCGATAGCCTGCAGATCGGCGTGTGGGACATGGACATGGAGACCAATGAGTTTCTGTGGGATGACCGCATGAACGAAATCTATGGCCTGCCGAAAAACGGTTTCCGTGGCTATGAATCGTGGCGCGAACGGGTGCATCCCGATGACATCGACCGCGCCGAAGAGCAGTTTGTACAGGGCATTCGCGACGGCGGCTTTGTGGCGGTGTACCGGCTGTGCTGGACGGACGGTCAGCAGCGCACCATCAAGTCCGTCGCCACCGTCTATGCCGATGCCCAAGGCAATCGAAAAATCCTCGGCGTGAACTGGGACATCACCGCTGATATGGCGCTGCATGATGAACTCACCACGGCCAATGCACTCACCGAAGCCCGCAATGTCGAGCTGGAGGCGGCCCGGGTCAATATCGAGCACAATTCCCTGCACGATAGTCTGACGGGTCTGCCGAACCGGCGCTATCTCGATGAAATGCTGACGCGCAACGCTTGTGGCGGCTTCGGCGGCACACGCAGTATCGCCTTGCTGCATATCGATCTGGACCGCTTCAAGCAGATCAACGACACGCTTGGTCACGCCGCTGGCGATGCCATGCTGGTTCATGCCAGCGGCGTCTTGCGCGAGAATAGTGGCCCGAACGACTTTGTCCCGCGTGTCGGTGGCGACGAGTTCGTGGTTCTGACCAGTGCCGTTGAGGGGGAGCTGCATCTGGGCATGCTGGCCGAGAAAATCGTCAAGCAAATGCGCCAGCCCGTTAAATACGAAGGCCACGATGTCCGCTTCGGTGTATCCATCGGCATTGCAGCTGCCGAAGGCGAGGAAATCGACGTCAAACGGCTTTTGATCAATGCGGATATTGCGCTTTATCGGGCCAAGGGGCGCGGTCGCAATCGGTTTGAGTTTTTCTCGGAAGAACTACAGGCCGAGGTGGTGCGGACGAAGCGCGTTGCCGACGAAATTCTCAGTGGTCTTGAGCGCAACGAATTCGTCGCCTGGTTCCAGCCACAGTTTGACGCCCATACGCTTGAGGTAGTTGGCGTAGAGGCGCTGGCGCGCTGGCAGCATCCAACCGAGGGCATCAAGGCGCCTGACGCTTTTCTGCCGATCGCCGAAGAGCTCAATGTGGTGGCGACGGTTGATCGGCTGATCCTCGAGCAAACGCTGGCCGCCGTCGCTCGTTGGGACGCGATGGGGCTCAATGTGCCGCGCGCTTCTGTCAATGTCTCGCTTCGGCGCCTGCATGACGAAGACCTGATCAAGGGCCTGCGCCAGCTTGCCATCGAGCCGGGCCGCATGTCGTTTGAGCTGGTGGAGTCGATCTATCTCGACGAGAATGACAGCATCGTCAGCTGGAACATCGATCAGATCAAAGAGCTTGGGATCGACGTCGAGATCGACGATTTCGGCACCGGCTATGCCTCCATCGTCTCGTTGCAAAAGCTGCGCCCGACCCGGCTCAAGATCGACCGCCAATTGGTCAATCCGATCCTTGTCGATCACGGACAGCGCCAGTTGCTGGCGTCGATCGTCGATATCGGCAAATCCATGGGCATCGAGGTGGTTGCCGAGGGCGTCGAGACCATGGAGCATGCTGCGATCCTGCGCGATCTGGGCTGCGATATTCTTCAGGGCTATGCCTTCTCGCGTCCGCTGAGCAGCGAAAAACTCGAAGAGTTCCTTAGAGCGAAGGCCTGGAAACAGGCTTCGTAA
- a CDS encoding Gfo/Idh/MocA family oxidoreductase, with protein MSDEQGRFCIGVVGAGMGAKPHALALQSLAKDIAVIGVYRRDPAQRAQFCATYGFPEAESYEALLADPRLDAVLVLTTPNARAAIVAAAAKAGKPVLMEKPVERTLAAAERIVGICDDAGVPLGVIFQHRFRRASLYLAEAVAENRYGPLEAVSLTVPWWRPQQGYYDTPGRGTLEQDGGGVLITQAIHSLDLMLSLSGPVDAVTAMAKTTRLHQMETEDFVSAGLEFANGAVGAVMATTANFPGGPESLTLNFARASATLTAGNLTVRTMDGQTITEGEASEGGGGADPMAFPFDWHAAQIAEFADAVLAGRQPLSNGHTALNVHRLIDAMMRSAKAGQRVTL; from the coding sequence ATGAGTGACGAGCAGGGCAGGTTTTGCATCGGAGTGGTTGGCGCCGGCATGGGCGCAAAGCCGCATGCTCTGGCACTGCAATCGCTGGCCAAGGACATTGCCGTCATCGGGGTCTATCGCCGCGATCCGGCGCAGCGCGCGCAGTTCTGCGCGACCTATGGTTTCCCGGAAGCCGAAAGCTACGAGGCGCTGCTGGCCGACCCGCGGCTTGATGCCGTGCTGGTGCTGACGACGCCCAATGCACGCGCGGCTATCGTAGCGGCGGCGGCCAAGGCGGGTAAACCCGTGCTGATGGAAAAGCCCGTCGAACGCACCCTGGCGGCGGCCGAACGGATCGTGGGGATTTGCGATGATGCTGGCGTGCCGCTGGGGGTGATTTTCCAGCATCGCTTCCGTCGCGCCTCTCTCTATCTGGCTGAGGCGGTTGCCGAGAACCGTTACGGCCCGTTGGAGGCTGTCAGCCTGACGGTGCCGTGGTGGCGACCGCAGCAGGGCTATTACGACACGCCGGGCCGCGGCACTCTGGAGCAGGATGGCGGCGGCGTGTTGATCACGCAGGCAATTCACTCGCTTGATCTGATGCTGAGCCTTTCCGGGCCAGTCGACGCCGTTACGGCGATGGCCAAGACTACGCGGCTGCATCAGATGGAGACCGAAGACTTCGTGTCGGCGGGCCTCGAATTTGCCAATGGCGCGGTCGGCGCGGTGATGGCCACCACGGCCAATTTCCCCGGCGGGCCGGAGAGCCTGACCCTGAACTTTGCTAGGGCCAGTGCCACGCTAACCGCCGGTAACCTGACAGTTCGCACAATGGACGGGCAGACGATCACCGAAGGCGAAGCCAGTGAAGGCGGCGGCGGGGCAGACCCGATGGCGTTCCCGTTTGACTGGCACGCAGCCCAGATCGCTGAGTTTGCCGACGCCGTGCTCGCCGGGCGGCAGCCGCTGTCGAATGGGCATACCGCGCTCAACGTGCATCGGCTGATCGACGCCATGATGCGCTCGGCCAAGGCAGGTCAGCGCGTTACGCTATGA
- a CDS encoding dipeptide ABC transporter ATP-binding protein, producing MTTPVLQVRDLKRDYISSGGLFRPAKVVHAVKGVNFSLEKGRTLAVVGESGCGKSTLARMITLIDNPTSGDILIDGDKVDATHGVTKAMRQKVQIVFQNPYGSLNPRQKIGEVLAEPLLLNTDMSAAERRQKALEMLIKVGLGPEHFNRYPHMFSGGQRQRIAIARALMLNPSFLVLDEPVSALDLSVQAQILNLLKDLQAEFGLTYVFISHDLSVVRYIADEVMVMYFGDVVEHGTRDEVFGNPQHEYTRALFAATPKTSIDSIKTRLAKKAALAG from the coding sequence ATGACAACGCCCGTCTTGCAGGTGCGCGATCTCAAGCGCGATTATATCTCTTCGGGCGGTCTGTTCCGTCCGGCCAAAGTCGTCCACGCTGTCAAGGGCGTGAACTTCAGCCTCGAAAAGGGGCGTACGTTGGCGGTAGTCGGCGAAAGCGGCTGTGGCAAGTCCACGCTGGCGCGCATGATCACGCTGATCGACAACCCGACTTCGGGCGACATTCTGATCGATGGCGACAAGGTCGACGCGACCCATGGCGTCACCAAAGCGATGCGCCAGAAGGTACAGATCGTTTTCCAGAACCCCTATGGCTCGCTCAATCCGCGCCAGAAGATCGGCGAAGTGCTGGCAGAACCGCTACTGCTCAACACCGATATGTCTGCTGCGGAACGCAGGCAGAAGGCCCTGGAAATGCTGATCAAGGTTGGCCTTGGTCCAGAGCACTTCAACCGTTATCCGCACATGTTCTCGGGCGGCCAGCGCCAGCGCATCGCCATCGCGCGAGCATTGATGCTCAATCCGAGCTTCCTCGTACTGGACGAGCCCGTGTCGGCGCTCGATCTTTCGGTGCAGGCGCAAATCCTCAACCTGCTCAAGGATCTGCAGGCCGAGTTCGGACTGACCTATGTGTTCATCAGCCACGATCTGTCGGTGGTGCGCTACATCGCCGACGAAGTGATGGTGATGTATTTCGGCGATGTCGTTGAACACGGCACCCGCGATGAAGTCTTCGGCAATCCCCAGCACGAATACACCCGCGCCCTGTTCGCTGCGACGCCCAAAACCAGCATCGACAGCATCAAGACCCGACTGGCCAAAAAGGCCGCGCTGGCGGGGTAG
- a CDS encoding ABC transporter ATP-binding protein gives MALLEIKNLTVAFDTSVGLFKAVDGIDVSVEAREVLAIVGESGSGKSVAMLAVMGLLPSTATVTADVMTFEGLDLLKMSPSDKRKIIGKDIAMIFQEPVASLNPCFTVGFQIEEVLERHMGLKGRAARDRAVELLRLVGITDGADRLGAFPHQMSGGQCQRVMIAMAIACNPKLLIADEPTTALDVTIQKQILDLLVGLQAEHGMGLIMITHDMGVVAETADRVIVQYKGHKMEEADVLSLFENPKSNYTRALLSALPENAVGDRLPTVADFKFTDETGATL, from the coding sequence ATGGCACTGCTTGAAATCAAAAACCTCACCGTCGCCTTCGACACCTCTGTCGGCCTGTTCAAGGCCGTCGATGGCATCGATGTGTCGGTCGAGGCCCGCGAAGTGTTGGCCATTGTCGGCGAGTCCGGTTCGGGCAAGTCGGTCGCCATGCTGGCCGTGATGGGCCTGCTGCCATCGACGGCAACCGTCACCGCCGACGTCATGACCTTTGAAGGGCTCGACCTGCTCAAAATGAGTCCGTCGGACAAGCGCAAGATCATTGGTAAGGACATTGCCATGATCTTCCAGGAGCCCGTGGCCAGCCTCAATCCCTGCTTCACCGTGGGCTTCCAGATCGAGGAAGTGCTCGAGCGTCATATGGGTCTCAAGGGACGTGCGGCGCGTGATCGAGCGGTTGAACTGCTGCGCCTTGTTGGCATCACCGATGGTGCCGATCGTCTGGGCGCTTTCCCGCATCAGATGAGCGGTGGTCAATGCCAGCGTGTCATGATCGCCATGGCCATCGCCTGCAATCCAAAGCTGCTGATTGCCGACGAACCGACCACAGCGCTCGACGTGACCATCCAAAAGCAGATCCTCGATCTCTTGGTCGGTTTGCAGGCAGAGCATGGCATGGGCCTGATCATGATCACCCATGATATGGGCGTCGTTGCCGAAACCGCCGACCGCGTCATCGTGCAGTACAAGGGTCACAAGATGGAGGAGGCCGACGTGCTCTCTCTGTTTGAAAACCCCAAGTCTAACTACACGCGTGCGCTGTTGTCGGCTCTGCCCGAAAACGCGGTGGGCGATCGCCTGCCGACCGTCGCCGATTTCAAGTTCACCGACGAAACGGGAGCCACCCTATGA
- a CDS encoding ABC transporter permease subunit — protein sequence MTEITPVSTERPRLAALAEFWHYFSMNRGAVIGLVVFTFLVIVALFAPLIAPFPADQQFRDALLVPPAWMEGGRSAYLLGTDPVGRDILSRLIHGARYSLAIGLVVVTVALTVGIVLGVLAGYFRGWVDVVIMRVMDIILAFPSLLLALVLVAILGPGLFNAMLAIALVLQPHFARLVRAAVMAETSKDYVTSARVAGAGHIRLMVKTILPNCVAPLIVQATLSFSNAILEAAALGFLGMGAQPPTPEWGTMLASAREFITRAPWVVTFPGLAILITVLAINLVGDGLRDALDPKLKRS from the coding sequence ATGACCGAGATTACCCCCGTATCGACCGAACGCCCGCGCCTCGCAGCGCTGGCAGAGTTCTGGCATTATTTCTCCATGAACCGCGGCGCCGTCATCGGCCTCGTCGTGTTCACTTTCCTGGTCATTGTGGCCCTATTCGCCCCTCTGATCGCGCCATTCCCGGCCGATCAACAGTTCCGCGACGCTCTACTGGTTCCACCCGCATGGATGGAAGGTGGCCGCTCGGCTTATCTCCTCGGCACCGATCCTGTCGGCCGCGATATTCTCTCGCGCCTGATCCACGGCGCGCGCTACTCGCTCGCCATCGGTCTAGTGGTGGTCACGGTGGCGCTCACCGTCGGCATCGTGCTCGGCGTGTTGGCCGGCTACTTCCGTGGCTGGGTCGACGTTGTCATCATGCGCGTCATGGACATCATTCTGGCCTTCCCATCCCTGCTGCTGGCCCTCGTGCTCGTGGCGATCCTTGGGCCCGGCCTGTTCAATGCCATGCTGGCCATCGCGCTGGTGCTACAACCACACTTTGCCCGCCTCGTGCGCGCCGCAGTGATGGCCGAAACCAGCAAAGACTATGTGACCTCTGCCCGCGTCGCCGGCGCTGGCCATATCCGCCTGATGGTCAAAACCATCCTGCCAAACTGCGTGGCGCCGCTGATTGTTCAGGCTACCCTGAGTTTCTCCAACGCCATTCTCGAAGCCGCCGCTTTGGGCTTCCTCGGCATGGGCGCCCAGCCACCAACTCCCGAATGGGGCACCATGTTGGCTTCCGCGCGCGAGTTCATCACCCGCGCTCCATGGGTCGTGACCTTCCCGGGTCTGGCCATCCTGATCACGGTTCTGGCGATCAATCTCGTGGGCGATGGCCTGCGCGACGCGCTCGATCCCAAGCTGAAGCGGAGCTGA
- a CDS encoding ABC transporter permease subunit — MLRYILHKLALIVPTVIGITIASFAFIRLLPGDPILAMAGQHGVSPERYEILREQFGFNLPIWQQYLNYVWGVLHGDFGISLATKRPVLTDFLALFPATIELATFAMLIAIAVGIPAGIFAAVNRGSWFDQVTMGIALTGYSMPIFWWGLLLIIFFSGYLGWTPVSGRIALNFFFKPVTGFMLIDSLIYGNWAAFVSAVRHLILPAVVLGTIPLAVIARQTRSAMLEVLGEDYVRTARAKGLSPNRVINIHALRNAMIPVVTTIGLQVGMLMAGAILTETIFSWPGIGKWMIDSISKRDYVVVQSGLLLIALVVMAVNLIVDVLYAVINPRIRAR; from the coding sequence ATGCTTCGATACATTCTGCATAAGCTGGCGCTGATCGTGCCAACGGTGATTGGCATCACCATTGCTTCATTCGCGTTCATCCGGCTTTTGCCCGGCGATCCCATCCTGGCCATGGCTGGTCAGCACGGCGTATCGCCCGAACGCTACGAAATCCTCCGGGAACAGTTCGGCTTCAACCTGCCCATCTGGCAGCAGTATCTGAACTATGTCTGGGGCGTGCTGCACGGCGATTTCGGCATATCGCTGGCCACCAAGCGCCCTGTCCTGACTGACTTCCTGGCGCTGTTTCCCGCCACGATCGAGCTGGCGACCTTCGCCATGTTGATTGCCATTGCTGTGGGCATTCCCGCCGGCATCTTTGCCGCCGTCAATCGCGGCTCTTGGTTTGATCAGGTAACCATGGGGATCGCGCTCACCGGCTATTCCATGCCCATCTTCTGGTGGGGCCTGCTACTCATCATTTTCTTCTCGGGCTATCTCGGCTGGACCCCTGTTTCGGGCCGCATCGCGCTCAATTTCTTTTTCAAGCCCGTCACGGGCTTCATGCTGATCGACAGCCTGATCTATGGCAATTGGGCCGCCTTCGTGTCGGCCGTCCGTCACCTGATCCTGCCAGCGGTGGTGCTGGGCACCATCCCGCTCGCCGTTATCGCGCGGCAGACCCGTTCGGCCATGCTCGAAGTGCTCGGCGAGGACTATGTCCGCACCGCCCGCGCCAAGGGCCTGTCACCAAACCGCGTCATCAACATCCATGCTCTGCGCAATGCCATGATCCCGGTGGTCACCACTATCGGCCTGCAGGTCGGCATGCTGATGGCCGGCGCCATCCTGACGGAAACCATCTTCTCCTGGCCGGGCATCGGCAAATGGATGATCGATTCCATCTCCAAGCGTGACTATGTCGTCGTCCAGTCCGGGCTGCTGCTGATCGCGCTCGTGGTCATGGCGGTCAACCTCATCGTCGACGTGCTCTATGCCGTCATCAATCCTCGGATAAGGGCGCGCTGA
- a CDS encoding ABC transporter substrate-binding protein → MKLMKSLLAATAIIALAAGAAQAKQLVFCSEASPAHFDPGPTTGGNDFDASSRTIFNRLVEFKHGGTEVEPGLAESWEISDDGLTYTFHLRPNVKFHTTSYFTPTRDFNADDVIFSFERQWKEDNAYYTYLSGLSWDYFQGMDMPKYLKSIEKVDDLTVKITLNEPNSPMIANLGMDFASIMSKEYADQLEAAGTLADFASAPVGTGPFQFVDYQTDAVIRYAAFPDYWAGKVAIDDLIFAITTDPAVRVQKLKAGECDIIPYPSPADIADLQADQNLVVQEQEGLNIGYMSYNTTVAPMDNVAVRKALNQAINKDAIIEAVYQGAGQVAVNLIPPTMWSYNTEVKDDAYDPAAAKAALEAAGVKDLKLDLWAMPVSRPYNPNAQRVAELIQADWAAVGVKANIVSYEWTEYRERGKAKDRPGAFQIGWTGDNGDPDNFFATLFSCSAIGVSNYSSWCDESFEKLIQDAKTIPDQAERTKLYEQAQVVFKEQAPALTLAHSKVFMPMSKRVIGYTMDPLGIHRFDNVDVTE, encoded by the coding sequence ATGAAATTGATGAAAAGCTTGCTGGCGGCGACCGCCATCATTGCTTTGGCCGCTGGCGCAGCCCAGGCCAAGCAACTGGTGTTCTGCTCTGAGGCTTCACCCGCGCATTTCGATCCAGGTCCAACCACTGGCGGCAACGACTTCGACGCGTCCTCGCGTACGATCTTCAACCGTCTCGTCGAGTTCAAGCATGGCGGCACCGAGGTTGAGCCCGGCCTTGCCGAGAGCTGGGAAATTTCCGACGACGGCCTGACCTACACCTTCCACCTGCGTCCAAACGTGAAGTTCCACACCACGTCCTATTTCACGCCAACGCGTGATTTCAATGCGGACGACGTGATCTTCTCGTTCGAGCGTCAGTGGAAAGAAGACAACGCTTATTACACCTATCTCTCTGGCCTTTCCTGGGACTACTTCCAGGGCATGGACATGCCCAAGTACCTCAAGAGCATCGAGAAGGTTGATGATCTGACCGTCAAGATCACCCTGAACGAACCAAACTCGCCAATGATCGCAAACCTGGGCATGGACTTCGCGTCCATCATGTCCAAGGAATATGCTGATCAGCTCGAAGCCGCCGGCACGCTGGCAGACTTCGCTTCGGCCCCGGTTGGCACTGGCCCGTTCCAGTTCGTTGATTACCAGACCGACGCTGTCATCCGCTATGCAGCCTTCCCAGACTACTGGGCTGGCAAGGTCGCCATCGACGACCTGATCTTCGCCATCACGACCGATCCGGCTGTGCGCGTGCAGAAGCTCAAGGCCGGCGAATGCGATATCATTCCATATCCATCGCCAGCAGACATTGCCGACCTCCAGGCTGACCAGAACCTCGTCGTTCAGGAACAGGAAGGCCTCAACATCGGCTACATGAGCTACAACACTACCGTTGCTCCGATGGACAATGTTGCGGTCCGTAAGGCCCTCAACCAGGCCATCAACAAGGACGCCATCATCGAGGCAGTCTATCAGGGCGCCGGCCAGGTTGCCGTCAATCTGATCCCGCCAACCATGTGGTCCTACAACACCGAAGTGAAGGACGACGCCTACGATCCAGCAGCTGCCAAGGCAGCTCTCGAAGCCGCTGGCGTCAAGGACCTGAAGCTTGACCTCTGGGCCATGCCTGTCAGCCGTCCATACAACCCAAATGCGCAGCGCGTTGCTGAACTCATCCAGGCCGACTGGGCCGCTGTTGGCGTCAAGGCCAATATCGTCTCCTACGAGTGGACCGAGTACCGTGAGCGCGGCAAGGCCAAGGATCGCCCAGGTGCGTTCCAGATCGGCTGGACCGGCGACAATGGTGATCCAGACAACTTCTTTGCGACCCTGTTCTCCTGCTCGGCTATCGGCGTTTCCAACTATTCCAGCTGGTGCGACGAAAGCTTCGAAAAGCTGATCCAGGACGCAAAGACCATTCCTGATCAGGCTGAACGTACCAAGCTCTATGAGCAGGCCCAGGTCGTGTTCAAGGAACAGGCTCCGGCCCTGACCCTGGCACACTCCAAGGTGTTCATGCCAATGAGCAAGCGCGTCATCGGCTACACCATGGACCCGCTTGGCATTCACCGCTTCGACAACGTCGACGTGACTGAATAA
- a CDS encoding VOC family protein gives MTQSIATVAILVKDYEDAITFYCDQLGFNLVADTDLGGDKRWVLIAPPGQSGAQLLLAKAEGETQLAAVGKQGGGRVMFFLNTSTFTRDHAAMIESGVRFLEEPRHESYGSVAVFEDLYGNKWDLIEPKR, from the coding sequence ATGACCCAATCCATTGCCACCGTAGCCATTCTTGTCAAAGATTATGAAGACGCGATCACATTTTACTGTGATCAGCTCGGCTTCAACCTGGTCGCCGATACCGATCTGGGTGGGGACAAACGCTGGGTGCTGATTGCCCCGCCGGGCCAGTCCGGGGCGCAGCTTTTGCTGGCCAAGGCCGAGGGCGAAACGCAACTTGCGGCCGTTGGCAAGCAGGGCGGCGGACGCGTCATGTTTTTCCTCAATACCAGCACCTTCACACGCGACCATGCCGCGATGATCGAGAGCGGCGTGCGGTTTCTGGAGGAGCCGCGGCACGAGAGCTATGGCTCGGTGGCGGTGTTTGAAGACCTCTATGGCAACAAGTGGGACCTGATCGAGCCCAAGCGCTGA
- a CDS encoding aldo/keto reductase, whose translation MDRRPLGRSEIVIEPLVLGGNVFGWTVDEKAGFAILDAYVEEGFTAIDTAEGYPNWVPGNPPGMSETIIGKWLKARGNREAVHIFTKVNSANKPGGLAADKIAPAFEASLARLQTDYIDVYFSHWPDLETSHEETLGAYDPMVRAGKVRAVGASNYTAEMVEAAQQVSVIKSLPRYDVLQPRYNLYDRAEFDALRDTVTAHEIGTVVYYSLAAGFLTGKYRSKADFSKSARGGGAANYLNAKGEKILAALDKVAKANDATPAEVSLAWLVAQPGVTAPIASATSVEQVRSLAKGVRLKLSEDDIKTLTDAGK comes from the coding sequence ATGGATCGTCGCCCGCTCGGACGCAGTGAAATTGTCATCGAACCGCTGGTGCTGGGCGGTAACGTCTTTGGCTGGACGGTGGATGAAAAGGCCGGATTCGCCATTCTCGATGCCTACGTCGAAGAAGGTTTTACCGCCATCGATACGGCGGAGGGTTACCCCAACTGGGTGCCCGGCAATCCTCCTGGCATGAGCGAAACGATCATCGGCAAATGGCTGAAAGCCCGCGGCAACCGCGAGGCGGTTCATATCTTCACCAAGGTCAATTCGGCCAACAAGCCTGGCGGACTGGCAGCGGACAAGATCGCCCCTGCTTTTGAAGCTTCGCTGGCGCGCCTGCAGACCGACTATATCGACGTCTATTTCAGCCACTGGCCGGACCTGGAAACCAGTCACGAAGAAACGCTCGGCGCTTACGATCCGATGGTTCGGGCTGGTAAGGTGCGGGCGGTTGGCGCCTCGAACTACACCGCCGAAATGGTCGAGGCGGCACAACAGGTCTCGGTGATCAAGTCGCTGCCGCGCTATGATGTGCTGCAGCCGCGCTACAATCTTTATGATCGCGCCGAGTTCGATGCACTGCGTGACACAGTCACCGCCCATGAGATCGGGACCGTGGTCTATTACAGCCTCGCGGCTGGTTTCCTGACCGGCAAGTATCGCAGCAAGGCCGATTTCAGTAAATCGGCGCGCGGCGGTGGTGCTGCCAATTATCTCAATGCCAAGGGCGAGAAAATTCTTGCCGCACTCGACAAAGTCGCCAAGGCCAATGACGCGACACCGGCCGAGGTGTCGCTTGCGTGGCTCGTGGCCCAGCCCGGCGTAACGGCGCCGATTGCTTCGGCGACGTCGGTTGAGCAGGTGCGCAGCCTTGCCAAGGGCGTGCGTCTAAAGCTCAGCGAGGATGATATCAAGACGCTCACGGATGCGGGGAAGTAA